Proteins from a genomic interval of Ignavibacteria bacterium:
- the ssb gene encoding single-stranded DNA-binding protein gives MAEFKMPELNSVIVAGNLTKDPVFRQTTTGTPVVNFHIASNRRFRDKNDEWKEDVCYVGIVAWNKLAESCRDKLKKGNAVLVDGELQSRTFKTEDGASRTVVEIKARRIQFLNKRGAQGGDAASHDEPSVFSDDSFDQLLSPEDSDLIKH, from the coding sequence ATGGCTGAATTTAAGATGCCTGAACTGAACTCTGTTATCGTAGCAGGAAACCTTACCAAAGACCCTGTTTTCAGACAGACTACTACCGGAACTCCGGTTGTGAATTTCCATATCGCAAGCAACAGAAGATTTAGAGATAAAAATGACGAATGGAAAGAAGATGTTTGTTATGTTGGAATTGTTGCATGGAACAAGCTTGCTGAAAGCTGCAGAGACAAACTCAAAAAAGGAAATGCTGTTCTTGTTGACGGAGAGCTTCAGAGCAGAACCTTCAAAACTGAAGACGGTGCAAGCCGAACAGTAGTTGAAATCAAAGCAAGAAGAATTCAGTTCCTCAACAAAAGAGGCGCTCAAGGCGGAGATGCTGCATCACACGATGAACCTTCAGTTTTCTCTGATGACAGCTTTGACCAGCTGCTTTCTCCTGAAGATTCAGATTTGATTAAACACTAA
- a CDS encoding intradiol ring-cleavage dioxygenase — translation MLKIISFLVLSLTAFASGCGQTNKTDSTSPILSREIRISDGCEDCTLIFEGMPSFENMLSETSIANSNEPGEPLEISGTIFMPDGKTPAPDILLYIYHTDNKGLYSQWDTQTVGKRHGHLRGWMKTDKEGKYKFTTIRPASYPNSNNPQHIHPIIKEPYKTEYWIDDYLFEDDPLMKGGLPSYIQNRAGNGIIKVAKNENGVWMGKRDLILGLNIPNYR, via the coding sequence ATGCTAAAGATAATTTCATTTTTAGTGTTAAGCTTAACTGCATTTGCAAGCGGATGTGGTCAGACAAATAAAACGGATTCAACCTCACCGATTTTATCGCGGGAAATAAGAATCAGTGACGGCTGTGAAGACTGTACTCTGATTTTTGAAGGAATGCCATCGTTTGAGAATATGCTTTCTGAAACTTCAATTGCAAATTCAAATGAACCGGGTGAACCGCTTGAAATCAGCGGAACGATTTTTATGCCGGATGGCAAAACTCCTGCGCCTGATATTTTATTATATATTTATCATACTGACAATAAGGGTCTTTATTCACAATGGGATACCCAGACTGTCGGAAAGCGGCACGGTCATTTGCGCGGCTGGATGAAAACAGACAAAGAAGGGAAATATAAATTCACAACAATCCGTCCTGCATCATATCCTAACAGCAATAATCCCCAGCACATACACCCAATCATAAAAGAACCCTACAAAACCGAATACTGGATTGATGATTATTTATTTGAGGACGACCCGTTGATGAAAGGAGGGCTGCCTTCATATATACAGAACCGCGCCGGAAATGGGATTATAAAGGTTGCCAAAAACGAAAATGGAGTATGGATGGGAAAAAGAGACCTGATTTTAGGATTAAATATACCTAATTATAGATAA
- the rpsF gene encoding 30S ribosomal protein S6 translates to MTNKHYETYIIADGNFEDAAVEEIISKYSNLLKKNKAEIINTERIGRKRLAYPINNKQNGYYVCIEYNAPANVVAILDKTFRIDENVMRYLTLYLDSKTLKERNDHFTRKAQYLAKLQNDAAAKEAGDAEKLTSQTSTETSQAKSGDAVSVS, encoded by the coding sequence TTGACTAACAAACATTACGAGACCTACATCATCGCAGACGGTAACTTTGAAGATGCCGCAGTTGAAGAAATTATTTCAAAATACTCAAACTTACTCAAGAAAAACAAAGCTGAAATAATTAATACCGAGAGGATAGGAAGAAAACGTCTTGCTTATCCGATCAACAATAAACAAAACGGCTATTACGTTTGCATAGAGTATAATGCTCCTGCAAATGTTGTTGCCATACTTGATAAAACCTTCAGAATTGATGAAAATGTTATGAGATATTTGACATTATATTTGGATTCTAAGACACTGAAAGAAAGGAACGATCACTTCACCAGGAAAGCTCAGTACTTGGCGAAGTTACAGAATGACGCTGCTGCTAAGGAAGCCGGAGACGCTGAAAAACTTACCTCCCAAACTTCCACTGAAACATCTCAGGCAAAATCAGGCGACGCTGTCTCTGTTTCTTAA
- a CDS encoding 2-oxoacid:ferredoxin oxidoreductase subunit beta produces the protein MADTTENKPAIETKVYTAKDFSSDQDVRWCPGCGDYSILAQVQRTLPALGITKEKLVFVAGIGCSSRFPYYMNTYGFHTIHGRATAVGTGIKCMNPDLSVWIVAGDGDLLSIGGNHFLHILRRNVDVNLLLFNNRIYGLTKGQYSPTSELGKITKSSPYGTIDAPLNPVSLALGANGTFIARSMDRDPKHLQDIITRVAKHKGTSFLEIFQNCNIFNDGAFFLYTEKETKADNVLYLEHGKPLVFGTNKDKGIKLDGFTPVIIDLTDGKWSINDVLVHDEKSRDLAFILSSFAEHTGFPAPVGVFLDIERPTYEQELYHQIERHISSKGQGNLDEILRGTTTWTIN, from the coding sequence ATGGCAGACACAACAGAAAATAAACCGGCAATAGAAACAAAAGTTTATACTGCAAAAGATTTTTCATCAGACCAGGACGTAAGATGGTGTCCTGGCTGCGGTGATTACTCAATTCTTGCGCAGGTCCAAAGAACTTTACCTGCTCTCGGCATTACAAAAGAAAAACTCGTATTTGTTGCAGGTATTGGATGTTCGAGCCGTTTTCCATATTATATGAATACCTATGGCTTCCATACAATTCACGGTCGCGCAACAGCAGTCGGAACCGGAATTAAATGCATGAACCCCGATTTATCGGTATGGATTGTCGCTGGTGATGGTGATTTGCTCAGCATTGGCGGTAATCATTTCTTGCATATACTTAGAAGAAACGTTGATGTTAATCTTTTGCTTTTTAATAATAGAATTTACGGTTTAACTAAAGGACAATACTCGCCAACCTCGGAGCTTGGAAAAATTACCAAGTCATCACCTTACGGAACAATCGATGCTCCTCTTAATCCCGTATCACTTGCGCTTGGAGCAAATGGAACTTTCATTGCGCGTTCGATGGACAGAGACCCGAAACATTTGCAGGATATAATTACGAGAGTTGCTAAGCATAAAGGGACTTCCTTCCTCGAAATTTTTCAGAACTGCAACATTTTTAATGACGGAGCATTTTTCCTATATACTGAAAAAGAAACAAAAGCCGACAATGTTTTATATCTTGAACATGGCAAGCCTTTAGTCTTTGGAACGAATAAAGATAAAGGAATAAAGCTTGACGGTTTCACACCTGTAATAATAGACTTAACAGACGGTAAATGGAGCATCAATGATGTTCTTGTTCATGATGAGAAATCACGCGATCTTGCGTTCATATTAAGTTCATTCGCCGAGCATACCGGTTTCCCTGCGCCTGTTGGAGTTTTCTTAGACATTGAAAGACCGACTTACGAACAGGAACTTTATCATCAGATTGAAAGACACATCAGTTCGAAAGGTCAAGGCAATCTCGATGAGATTCTTAGAGGAACTACCACCTGGACGATTAATTAA
- a CDS encoding DUF6252 family protein: MKVKIKILNYLLICFILAGFIGLAACDKNNPLTPILGACSGSNLCFKMNGTQYTMNANWTTPPSRNRIPWEEGSGANYKNIELDIYGNSTGAYNVDTSSSASNRATFQYFINDGGSVTNIQGLSGTVNLTEITTTTISGNFTITAKDQTGVDYTITEGNFVSVPKP; this comes from the coding sequence ATGAAAGTAAAAATTAAGATTTTAAATTATCTCCTGATTTGTTTTATTCTCGCCGGCTTTATCGGGTTAGCTGCATGCGATAAGAATAATCCTTTGACTCCAATACTAGGGGCTTGCAGCGGTTCGAATCTCTGTTTCAAAATGAATGGGACACAATATACGATGAATGCTAACTGGACAACACCACCTTCACGTAACAGGATACCTTGGGAAGAAGGCAGCGGAGCTAACTACAAAAATATTGAACTTGATATATATGGCAATTCAACAGGAGCATATAATGTGGATACGTCATCGTCTGCAAGTAATAGAGCAACTTTTCAATATTTTATCAATGACGGAGGAAGTGTCACGAATATACAAGGGCTTTCAGGCACTGTAAATCTTACAGAAATAACTACTACGACTATAAGCGGTAATTTTACTATTACTGCAAAAGACCAGACAGGAGTTGATTATACAATTACCGAAGGAAATTTTGTAAGCGTTCCAAAACCATAA
- the radC gene encoding DNA repair protein RadC: protein MSEKNTAEKIYTEQKSDRASFTVHDLPKSERPRERLIENGADSLSSVELLAVILGRGIKGESVMTTAQKLLTKFGSLNAILEASFEQLTSIKGIGQAKACQLIALFSIAKKYHRDKIEKEKLRLDKDGITCPEDAVELLKNSLPSDNKEYFYVLSFDVRNRLIGYDRISEGSLSASVVHPRETFESAIKKHAARIIVAHNHPSGDTSPSKEDINITKRLFDAGKILGIELIDHIIFSKTSYFSFKEKNLI from the coding sequence ATGTCCGAAAAAAATACGGCAGAGAAAATTTATACAGAACAAAAGTCAGATAGAGCATCATTCACTGTTCACGATTTGCCAAAAAGCGAACGTCCTCGTGAAAGATTAATTGAAAATGGCGCTGACAGCTTATCATCTGTTGAACTTCTGGCTGTAATCCTCGGTCGCGGCATAAAAGGCGAGTCTGTGATGACAACAGCGCAGAAACTTCTTACAAAATTCGGTTCATTAAACGCAATTCTTGAAGCGTCATTTGAACAGCTTACTTCAATAAAAGGAATAGGGCAGGCAAAAGCCTGCCAGCTTATTGCGTTATTCTCGATTGCGAAAAAATATCATCGCGATAAAATCGAAAAAGAAAAATTAAGATTGGACAAAGACGGCATCACCTGTCCGGAAGATGCTGTTGAGCTGCTTAAAAATTCTTTACCCAGTGACAATAAAGAATATTTTTATGTGCTGTCCTTTGATGTCAGAAACAGATTGATTGGTTATGACAGGATTTCGGAAGGAAGCTTAAGCGCAAGCGTTGTTCATCCGAGAGAAACATTCGAGTCTGCAATAAAAAAACATGCGGCAAGAATAATTGTCGCGCATAATCATCCTTCAGGAGACACTTCGCCCTCAAAGGAAGATATAAACATTACCAAAAGATTATTTGATGCAGGAAAGATTTTAGGTATAGAACTTATTGACCATATTATCTTTTCAAAAACATCTTACTTCAGCTTCAAAGAAAAAAACCTCATTTAA
- a CDS encoding biopolymer transporter Tol, which produces MKSKFLLIFLLTISTLLISQSPAYSQFGKNKVQYMEFEWKYIQSKHFDIYFYQGGNYIAEYTAQVAESSLVQLSTNLDYRISNRIPIILFNSHNEFQQNNVVDEFLPEGVGGVTELFKNRVVVPFEGDYEKFRHVIHHELVHAFMNDMFYGGSIQNIISRNITLVFPLWFSEGMAEVQSLYGLDKATDMYIRDLVINNYLPPIEYANGYLAYRAGQSFFAFLADNYGNDKIGDLMNNIKAMGDVEAGFEETYKMGTEKLSEKWHKDLKKRYWPEIDTREEVTDFAQRLTDHEKDGGFYNIAPTISPDGQMFAFISNRDGLFDVWLARTSTGQIIEKVLSGNTSTDFEELNILTPGLTWSPDGKYLAISSKTQSKDAVYLIDIKNSDETRLPIESLEIANLSWAPSGGKIAYIGMTSKQTDVYVYDMATKKSVNLTNDVFSDEKPTWSPDGRFIYWTSDRNGYTNLNEIPANFNMANYEYDGKDIYKIDISTREVTRETNIEYSVQTDAQISADGKKMLYVSDVNGITNLYLRETDSLGNSVDRPVTNSLNPIDQITVSKDGKRMLFVSLNKGGYDIFSMSNPFDKTLPISELPPTEFVKERFVMEGLFGKETEVTAIVDSTGKEKDTLYQVMESSDSAELIIDTLKLIKGTDSTTLYGQDIEIKFANSDTIAQNKVVDSVYATNMNFYVENNVNPDGSFRIHKYKVKFSPDLVYGNADYSSFYGVQGVAQISLSDMLGNHRINIITSMVIDLKNSDYAVAYYYLPKRIDYGAALFHTARFVLYNNGLGRGDELYRYRNFGGTVMASYPFSRFKRIEGSLGLSHISRENLDNSNEPLTEKTFLVPSVSFVHDNTEFSYYTYAPERGTRYNLSAFASPKFGENGIGFVTGTLDYRTYFKMGDDYSFAARFAGGASYGPNPVRFYIGGTPNWINRSFENSNVPISNIEEFAFSSAGLPLRGYNYDAKSGSKYALMNLEFRYPIFKYIVLGLLPIGFQNIQGVAFVDVGTAWSDDKSLKFFEKGPTGSFQTKDLLIGTGLGTRLIFLNFPLKFDVAWSTNLHKWSKPKYYISLGFDF; this is translated from the coding sequence ATGAAATCGAAATTCTTATTAATCTTTCTGTTAACAATTTCAACCCTCTTAATTTCTCAATCACCCGCATATTCCCAATTCGGCAAAAATAAAGTCCAATACATGGAATTTGAATGGAAATATATTCAGTCAAAACATTTTGATATTTATTTTTACCAGGGTGGTAACTACATAGCAGAATATACAGCTCAGGTTGCAGAAAGCTCATTAGTCCAATTGAGCACAAACTTAGATTACCGTATATCAAACAGAATTCCTATTATATTATTTAACTCTCATAATGAGTTTCAACAAAATAACGTAGTTGATGAATTCCTTCCCGAAGGTGTCGGCGGTGTTACAGAGCTTTTCAAAAACCGCGTTGTAGTTCCGTTTGAAGGTGATTACGAAAAGTTCAGGCATGTTATCCATCACGAATTAGTTCACGCATTTATGAATGACATGTTTTATGGAGGCTCTATTCAGAATATTATTTCAAGAAACATTACTTTGGTATTTCCCCTCTGGTTTAGTGAGGGAATGGCGGAAGTTCAGAGTTTGTATGGTCTGGATAAAGCGACGGATATGTATATACGTGACCTTGTGATAAATAATTATCTGCCTCCTATTGAGTACGCAAACGGCTATCTTGCTTACAGAGCAGGACAAAGTTTTTTTGCATTTCTTGCCGATAATTACGGAAATGATAAGATTGGTGATTTGATGAACAACATAAAAGCAATGGGTGATGTCGAAGCCGGCTTCGAGGAAACCTATAAGATGGGAACCGAAAAGTTATCGGAAAAATGGCATAAAGATTTAAAGAAAAGATACTGGCCTGAAATAGATACACGTGAAGAGGTTACAGACTTCGCGCAGAGATTAACCGACCATGAAAAAGATGGAGGATTTTATAACATTGCTCCGACAATTTCACCTGATGGTCAGATGTTTGCTTTCATTTCAAACAGAGACGGGTTGTTCGATGTTTGGCTGGCAAGAACCTCAACAGGTCAGATAATTGAAAAAGTTTTATCAGGAAATACTTCCACTGATTTTGAAGAATTAAATATCCTTACCCCCGGTCTTACATGGTCACCTGACGGAAAATATCTTGCAATCAGCTCAAAAACCCAAAGTAAAGATGCAGTTTATTTAATAGATATAAAAAACTCCGACGAAACACGTCTTCCTATTGAAAGTCTTGAAATAGCTAATTTAAGCTGGGCGCCTTCCGGGGGGAAAATTGCTTATATCGGAATGACTTCTAAACAAACTGACGTATATGTTTATGATATGGCGACGAAGAAATCGGTTAATTTAACCAATGATGTTTTTTCAGATGAAAAACCAACATGGTCACCTGATGGAAGATTTATTTACTGGACTTCAGATAGAAACGGTTATACAAACTTAAATGAAATCCCTGCTAATTTTAATATGGCAAACTATGAATATGACGGCAAGGATATATATAAAATCGATATCAGCACAAGAGAAGTAACAAGAGAAACAAATATAGAATATTCAGTTCAGACTGATGCACAAATCAGTGCAGACGGAAAGAAAATGTTATACGTTTCGGATGTAAACGGAATCACAAATTTATATTTAAGAGAAACCGATTCCTTGGGAAATTCGGTTGACAGACCCGTTACAAATTCTTTAAATCCCATTGACCAGATAACAGTTTCAAAAGACGGGAAAAGAATGCTCTTTGTTTCTTTGAACAAAGGCGGTTATGATATTTTTTCAATGTCCAATCCATTTGACAAAACATTGCCAATTAGTGAATTGCCTCCAACAGAGTTTGTGAAAGAAAGATTTGTAATGGAAGGATTGTTTGGAAAAGAAACCGAAGTTACTGCAATTGTTGATTCAACCGGAAAAGAAAAAGATACCTTATATCAGGTAATGGAATCAAGTGACAGTGCTGAGCTCATTATCGATACTTTAAAATTAATAAAAGGAACTGATTCAACCACTCTTTATGGTCAGGATATTGAAATTAAATTTGCTAATTCAGATACGATTGCTCAGAATAAGGTTGTTGATTCCGTTTATGCTACAAATATGAATTTTTATGTAGAGAATAACGTGAATCCTGATGGTTCATTCAGAATTCATAAATATAAAGTAAAGTTTTCACCTGACTTGGTTTATGGAAATGCCGATTATTCAAGTTTTTATGGTGTTCAGGGAGTTGCGCAAATATCTCTCAGTGACATGCTTGGAAATCACAGGATAAATATTATTACGTCAATGGTGATTGACCTGAAGAATAGCGATTATGCAGTGGCATATTATTATTTGCCAAAAAGAATTGACTATGGAGCTGCTCTGTTCCATACTGCGAGATTTGTTTTATACAACAATGGTTTGGGAAGAGGCGATGAATTATACAGGTACAGAAATTTCGGCGGAACAGTTATGGCAAGTTATCCCTTCAGCAGATTCAAAAGAATCGAAGGAAGTCTTGGATTAAGCCATATATCAAGAGAGAATCTTGACAACTCTAATGAACCTTTGACAGAAAAAACGTTTTTAGTTCCTTCGGTAAGTTTTGTGCATGATAATACCGAGTTTAGTTATTATACTTATGCACCCGAAAGAGGAACACGATATAATTTAAGCGCATTTGCGTCGCCTAAATTTGGTGAAAATGGAATTGGTTTTGTAACCGGAACACTTGATTACAGAACATATTTTAAAATGGGTGATGATTATAGCTTCGCGGCTCGTTTTGCGGGAGGAGCAAGTTACGGACCGAATCCGGTCAGATTTTATATCGGCGGAACTCCAAACTGGATTAACCGCTCTTTTGAGAACTCAAATGTTCCTATCAGCAACATAGAAGAATTTGCATTCTCTTCAGCAGGTCTTCCGCTTAGAGGATATAATTATGATGCTAAGTCAGGCTCAAAGTACGCATTGATGAATCTTGAATTTAGATATCCAATATTTAAATATATTGTATTGGGATTGCTGCCTATCGGATTTCAGAATATCCAAGGTGTTGCATTCGTCGATGTTGGAACAGCCTGGAGTGATGATAAATCTTTAAAATTTTTTGAAAAAGGTCCGACAGGAAGCTTCCAGACAAAAGATTTATTAATTGGTACAGGGCTTGGAACACGTCTTATATTCCTGAATTTTCCGTTAAAATTTGATGTTGCATGGAGTACAAATCTTCATAAATGGAGTAAGCCGAAATATTATATTTCATTAGGATTTGATTTCTAA
- a CDS encoding 2-oxoacid:acceptor oxidoreductase subunit alpha: MSNNEEVTSVTNGASNGHTQSKELSAVTIRFAGDSGDGMQLTGSQFTNTTAIFGNDVGTLPDFPAEIRAPVGTTYGVSGFQLQFSSNDIFTPGDEVDVLVAMNPAALKVNIKDLKKGGVVIVNSDSFDNKGLQLAGYTVNPLEDETLDDYEVHSIPITKTTLEVLKELHLSQKAAVKCKNFFALGLMYWLYERSMEGTLNWIDSKFSKDPLIAEANKRALRAGYNFGETSEIFSARYQVRAAKLPSGTYRSISGNEALALGLVSASVKSGLKLLLATYPITPASDILHYLSKYKNFGIITFQAEDEIASVTAAIGASFAGGLGVTSTSGPGVALKTEAIGLAVMTELPLLIINVQRGGPSTGLPTKTEQADLMQAIYGRNGECPVAVIAPATPSDCFYMAYEAVRIATQFMTPVMYLSDGFLANGSEPWKVITSDSLPELKVNFRTETEGFFPYLRDENLARPWAVPGTPGLEHRIGGLEKQNITGNVNYDPDNHEAMVKIRAQKIKNIQNIIPKLEVHGEQEGELLVLGWGSTYGPIVAACENTKAKGKKVSYAHLRYLNPMPANIGEVVRKFKKVLIPEMNLGQLSKIIRAEFLVDAISMNKVQGLPFKAKEIEQKITEILG, encoded by the coding sequence ATGAGTAACAACGAAGAAGTCACTTCGGTGACTAATGGCGCAAGCAACGGGCATACACAATCAAAAGAACTTTCCGCAGTAACAATACGCTTTGCAGGTGATTCCGGTGATGGAATGCAGCTCACAGGCAGTCAGTTTACAAATACAACGGCAATTTTCGGAAACGATGTCGGAACGCTTCCTGATTTCCCGGCAGAAATTCGCGCTCCAGTCGGAACGACATACGGAGTGAGCGGTTTTCAGCTTCAGTTTTCCAGCAATGATATTTTTACCCCCGGTGACGAGGTAGATGTTTTGGTTGCAATGAATCCCGCTGCTTTGAAAGTTAACATAAAAGATTTGAAAAAAGGCGGAGTGGTAATTGTTAACTCCGATTCATTTGACAATAAAGGTCTTCAGCTTGCAGGCTACACCGTAAACCCGCTTGAAGATGAAACTTTGGATGATTATGAAGTTCATTCAATACCCATAACTAAAACAACGCTCGAAGTTCTGAAGGAACTTCATCTTTCCCAGAAAGCGGCAGTCAAATGTAAAAACTTTTTTGCATTGGGTTTAATGTACTGGTTGTATGAACGCTCTATGGAAGGAACTCTGAACTGGATAGATTCAAAATTTTCTAAAGACCCTTTAATTGCAGAAGCAAACAAACGCGCTTTAAGAGCAGGATATAACTTCGGGGAAACATCTGAAATATTTTCCGCAAGATATCAGGTGCGGGCGGCTAAGCTTCCTTCAGGGACTTACAGAAGCATAAGCGGGAACGAAGCGCTTGCATTGGGTTTAGTATCAGCTTCAGTCAAAAGCGGACTAAAGCTTTTGCTTGCAACGTATCCTATTACTCCGGCTTCGGATATTCTTCATTACTTATCTAAATATAAAAATTTTGGAATTATAACTTTTCAGGCGGAAGATGAAATTGCAAGCGTTACTGCAGCGATTGGAGCATCTTTTGCAGGGGGGCTTGGTGTTACATCAACAAGCGGTCCGGGTGTTGCATTGAAAACCGAGGCAATTGGTCTTGCAGTAATGACGGAACTTCCGTTATTGATTATAAACGTTCAGCGCGGCGGACCATCGACAGGTCTTCCGACAAAAACCGAACAGGCGGATTTAATGCAGGCAATTTATGGTCGTAACGGCGAATGTCCTGTTGCTGTCATTGCTCCGGCAACTCCTTCGGATTGTTTTTATATGGCTTATGAAGCAGTAAGAATTGCAACACAGTTTATGACTCCGGTTATGTATTTATCGGATGGATTTCTTGCAAATGGCTCCGAGCCGTGGAAAGTTATAACGTCGGATTCACTTCCTGAATTAAAAGTAAATTTCAGAACGGAGACGGAAGGATTTTTCCCGTATCTGCGTGATGAAAACCTTGCTCGTCCATGGGCAGTGCCGGGAACTCCGGGACTTGAACACAGAATCGGGGGACTTGAAAAACAAAACATTACAGGTAATGTGAATTATGACCCCGATAATCACGAAGCGATGGTTAAGATTCGCGCGCAGAAAATAAAAAACATTCAGAACATAATTCCGAAGCTTGAAGTTCATGGTGAACAGGAAGGCGAGTTGCTTGTTCTCGGATGGGGAAGTACTTACGGTCCTATTGTCGCTGCCTGTGAGAACACAAAAGCAAAAGGAAAGAAAGTTTCTTATGCACATTTAAGATATTTAAATCCGATGCCTGCAAACATTGGTGAAGTAGTGAGAAAGTTTAAAAAAGTTTTAATTCCTGAAATGAATTTAGGGCAGTTAAGCAAAATAATAAGAGCAGAGTTTTTAGTCGATGCAATCAGCATGAATAAAGTGCAGGGGCTTCCGTTCAAAGCAAAAGAAATAGAACAAAAAATAACAGAGATTTTAGGTTAG
- a CDS encoding J domain-containing protein, with amino-acid sequence MEYKDYYKILGVDKNATADQIKSAYRKLAMKYHPDKTKGDKAAEEKFKEINEANEVLSNAENRKKYDQLGENWKYYQQSGGNAQDFDWSQYAQGGRGQGGRTYTYQGDPNDMFGGGGADFSDFFESIFGGGGFGGMGGGARGRRAGGRSSMAYQGQDMSASLEVTLQEAFTGTEKVFNLEGQTIKLKIKPGIKDGHVLKMTGKGGPGMNGGPNGDLLITVNIMRDPVFERKGDDLYANLDVDVYTAVLGGKVDFKTLKGTIKVNIPKGTQSGKTLKLQGLGMPDYNNPMNSGNLFLKINIRVPENLSEKEIQLFTELQNLRK; translated from the coding sequence TTGGAATACAAAGATTATTATAAAATTCTCGGAGTAGATAAAAACGCAACCGCCGACCAAATAAAATCAGCATACAGAAAGCTGGCGATGAAATATCATCCTGATAAAACAAAAGGTGACAAAGCTGCAGAAGAAAAATTCAAAGAGATAAACGAAGCAAACGAAGTTCTTTCAAATGCTGAGAACAGAAAAAAATATGACCAGCTCGGAGAGAACTGGAAATATTATCAGCAGTCGGGAGGCAATGCGCAAGATTTTGACTGGTCGCAATATGCGCAGGGCGGACGAGGACAAGGCGGTAGAACATATACTTATCAGGGCGACCCGAATGATATGTTCGGCGGAGGCGGAGCAGATTTCTCTGATTTCTTTGAATCCATTTTTGGCGGAGGCGGGTTTGGAGGAATGGGCGGCGGAGCACGAGGCAGACGAGCAGGCGGTCGTTCGAGTATGGCATATCAAGGACAGGATATGTCCGCAAGTCTTGAAGTTACTTTGCAGGAAGCATTTACAGGAACGGAAAAAGTTTTTAATCTCGAAGGACAGACCATTAAGCTCAAGATAAAACCCGGAATAAAGGACGGGCATGTTCTTAAAATGACAGGCAAAGGCGGTCCGGGAATGAACGGCGGACCTAACGGGGACTTGTTGATTACAGTTAACATTATGCGGGACCCTGTCTTTGAACGAAAAGGAGATGACCTTTATGCAAACTTAGATGTGGATGTTTATACTGCGGTGCTTGGAGGCAAAGTAGATTTTAAGACATTGAAGGGAACAATCAAAGTTAATATCCCGAAAGGGACTCAATCGGGAAAAACTTTAAAGCTTCAGGGTTTGGGAATGCCTGATTACAATAACCCGATGAATTCAGGAAATTTATTCTTGAAAATAAACATCCGTGTCCCTGAAAATTTATCCGAGAAAGAAATTCAATTGTTTACAGAACTCCAAAATCTAAGAAAATAA
- the rplI gene encoding 50S ribosomal protein L9 → MKVILRKDYEHLGQTGQVVEVKKGYASNFLIPNGIAVIANDSNKRHSEEVTRQQSRKREKELDEAKKLAGDLSNVSVDIVVKTGEEDRLFGSVTSQMVHDALVEKGYSSLDKRKISIGEPIKKLGEHEVDIKLHHSVVAKIKVNVKKEGHEMGNGVTEEAAEVNEQTGETSEKETPASVQE, encoded by the coding sequence ATGAAAGTTATATTAAGAAAAGACTACGAACATCTTGGACAAACAGGTCAGGTTGTTGAAGTAAAAAAAGGATATGCGAGCAACTTCCTTATCCCGAACGGCATTGCTGTAATTGCAAACGATTCAAACAAAAGACATTCAGAAGAAGTTACGAGACAGCAATCAAGGAAAAGAGAAAAAGAACTTGATGAAGCCAAAAAGCTCGCAGGTGATTTATCCAATGTTTCTGTTGACATAGTTGTTAAGACAGGTGAAGAGGACAGACTTTTTGGTTCTGTAACTTCGCAGATGGTTCATGATGCGCTTGTTGAAAAAGGATATTCTTCTCTCGATAAAAGAAAAATCTCTATCGGAGAACCGATTAAAAAACTCGGTGAGCATGAAGTTGACATTAAGCTTCATCATTCAGTGGTGGCAAAGATTAAGGTGAACGTGAAAAAAGAAGGACACGAGATGGGAAACGGTGTAACTGAAGAAGCTGCTGAAGTTAATGAACAGACAGGCGAGACTTCAGAAAAAGAAACACCGGCATCCGTTCAGGAATAA